In Amblyomma americanum isolate KBUSLIRL-KWMA chromosome 8, ASM5285725v1, whole genome shotgun sequence, the DNA window GAGAGTATGAATTTCTCTCTAGCCTAGACTGTACAGAAGAGGACGGAAACTCTGTTTCTATTGAACAAACTGTCCCAGACGGTCCCGAGGAGAACGGAACCGAAGCTCTCCCACGTGATCCGTTGCAGCCGCCGCCGGAAACCTCTTCGCCTGCGGCGCAGGGTGAACATGTCACACGCTTTGGTCGAAAAGTAAGAAAGCCGGAACGGTACGGTATTTGTGAATGCCACTCATGGAACCGCTTCCAGTGAATAGTTGTTGTATTTTGTTTTGCAAGTTGCTGCTTTAGTTTTCTCCAAGAAAAAGGGAAGATGTGGCGTCGATCCTCGTGTGATAGTATCTATCGTAGCAAGTGCACGTGTACTCTTGTGATGCTCGGCGCATGCGTGACGTACTCAATGCCTGTATATATACTTGTCAGGTTGCAATAAACGGCGGCTCTTTTCCTTTGGCCATGGGCCTGGGGGCCACGCATTAGTCTTCGTCGATCTGTCGTCCTGCGAAACACCACAAAATGCATGAACAGTTAGCGCAGTTAAACCAGCGGCTGGTAAGAACCTTGACGTCAGGAGAAGTGTTTTCGCGTGAAAAATTTACCGGTCCGCTCTCGCAGAATTGCTAAATAAGAGGCGTCCTGCTGCTGACATGAGGTGACCTGAAACTGGACTCAGCTTCTACGGCAGATTTGGCGCGTAAAATATGCCTAGAACTCCTTCTATGCCTCGCGGATACTTAAGAGGTTTCAGGGCCAACGGCCAGGAGATAAGGTGAGAAATAATCACGTTGACCAAATGTTAAGTGCGCGTCGCGTAACGTAGCATTAAGAGAAAGAACGAATGGCTGGTAATGCATTAGCCCAACTAACATTCTAGGCTATCCAACAACATAACATCGTACGCAATCTGTAATGCACTTttaccgccgtattcaagaacgacacttaagcTGTAAGTACGACTGAAGTGACTCTCCGGTGCTTAGAGCATTTCATAAACAGCACTTTCACTTAAGTCACGATCAAAGGCGCACTTATCGACCCGACAACTTAAGCTGGGCTCTCTGCTAGCTTAAGTACAAAATAAGTGACACTTTCCGCATTTCGACATGGCCGAGTCCTACCGCAGTTTTTCCGACTTCGTCAACTTCTGTGCTCGTgccgccgaaatcgccgaggacagagcgtacaggtacgcgcgcgctccgcggccagtgctcagggatcggcaaaaccccatggacatatacaacgatgccgaattcttgagcaggtaccgcttctcgaagcaagcggtgctggagctgcttgggaggcttccgttgcgcgccaacaccgacgaacgcggtctcccggtgccgccgctgcttcagctgctcgtggccttgcggttctacggcgcggggaccttccagatcgtcaccggtgatcttgtgaacgtgtctcaaccgacagtgtcgcggatcatcgcgcgcatatcgcacatgatagccgagacattgttcgcggagctcgtgaagttcccgagcgccgccgaagccccgggagttatggaggaattttacgcagtggcgaagttccctggcgtgaccggctgcatcgactgcacccacatccccataaagagtccgggaggaaatgatgcagaagtcttccgcaacaggaaaggatacttctccatcaatgttcaggtaagttctgcgacaaaaaaaaaattatgttcggcgaactgagaaaaaataatgttcagtatTCGGCGGGAGGCACCATTTAATGCTTCGGAATGCCCTTCGCACTATAATTGGTTCCAAGGTATTGAAGTATTGAGCTAATGACTGCATGTCAGCCACCCTTCGATACCATACTTGGAGAAGCCAGCATTTCAGTTGCCCTGGCGCAAACAGGGGTCGAGGCTGCCTTACTACCgtaattgtatttttaattttctcttctcctcgcgttatattagtattgataacataaattcgtaatttcaccatcgttacgttgttgctgctgataatcacaacaataacagcataacaaaagaatatgttgctactaacaaacagttctgtgaaaaatgtttaaatcGGCGATTTTTCCTGGATTTGCAGCTGAGTACAGGCCGTAGGAATATTGTGTTGTATGCAAACTTTAATTCTTATTTTTGAGTAGAGTAAGCTTTGACAATAATTACCTGGTCCTATTTCATCACAAATAAGCCTTCGTTTTAACTGTTTTCAATGCAGAGGTAACCTATTACAGTAGCGAGTTGTTTTGCATATGTAGCACATGCCTTCAGTAATGACAGGCATGAGAATAACATAACAGTACGAGACAAGTGTGCAttgttgctgcaacttttttatgcagtgtcgaggaatataaattgctcaaaacaagcagtgttgatgttatatgcaagtggtttacacaagcacacatttttattcagctgccctacactatttccttccatattccagataaacattctcgccgcagtgcaggtcaagtcgatcttactcgtgctaatttatttattttgcaggcaatcacaggtcccaaacttcagtttctggacctcgttgccagctggcccggttcggctcatgacagccgcattttttgataacagtcgggccagggtgcagtacgaacagggggacattcccggcatccttcttggtgacatgggctatgcatgcaggccatacctgatgactcctttgagagatgatgttctaccaggaagtccacagtacaagtaagttcaagctgtagttttaacaaaggtaaaggcagctctcaataaagaaaacgtttattttctacaggtataacaagtcacaaataagaacgcgatgcagcatcgagcgaaccttcggggtgtggaagagaaggtttccatgcctcgacatgacactacaaatcaagacggccacggtgcctatcgtgattacggcatgtgcggcgctgcacaacttgggccggctgctcaaggaccccgtcccacccgctctactgtacgatgccactcgtgattgtactgcgcctgttcctgtctctagagcagcccagccgccagccacagtgccactagtggattcggcaagtggttttagaactacagacaggatcattgcccagtactttcactgaggggcatcatcatgctggacatacaacttgcagaagtaatgtgtgaaggacaactatctttttccttgccttgtttctacataaaaatctacatcctagccttcccttcaagagttcactattacccatgaaatattgtttcttgttgcattgcacatgtttcaaatatttcttacaattggtataaaaattttaaattgtggtgtttaatgccctgatatgacatgagttataaaagaggatctaatggaaggcttgggaataatttagaacaactggagtcgtttaacatgcgccgacatggAATAGCACGACATAACATTGTGCACTTCTCTGGTTCTTGCATTTTCGCCCTTATTACCTGcgaaaaaactgtttctcttgcacctgtgtatctctgctttcacaatattagtagtgttgtactgagactgtactgtatcattttctgtatcataatgtatcatattgtactgtatcatatttcactgattttttcatgcactgttgcactacaccagtttttatttctttatttgttgttgtgtccgccaggtcgttacgcgcagtgaccgaatgctcagcgagtgctaccttggccgactaacagctgggcgccccctgcagctgtagtgaacattgtgctgtgcgcgtttttattgcttcaccatgaactaatcacgtgcgcaacctgtacatatttattattgtgtaaatagtttttgtgtacattacctctccccccctatcctctcttcctgtcccctcacctctttcatttcatttctccattctgcctgctatcgttcatttctgctggcccaactcaggtgcttcagtatcgatggtaggctagcaaaaatattttcctttctttttttattattttaataaaccacttaattacttacttgcttgttgtacATTTGTAAATGATCCACCGAGCGTCCGGTTCAAGCCTTCAGACTTTTACAGCCTCGGCGGCATATGATTACGTATGCACCATAATTCTTCCTGCTTCTAATAAATGCCAATTTCATCCAAATTGCTCAGCGAAACCCTCTAAGGACATATAGATTTCAAGCAAGGCAGGAATCGCTGATTAGCATGCACCTACACCCTgccacacagctacaaaaaattatggtcagtgactacattccttcacttcgattgcaatacctgaccacagaaagctttgttgaactcttgagtatgtaaattgttgaacaaagcacggataagttatgacgaagatatggcgaatcatgcaactcactgtgcacacagctgcctccaagaaaccttcaagtttcaatgtcacttggaagaacgggcagttggagcctagattttgttgtttaaaaacgcctgtgccagcacttagaaaaacctactcactgtgcacatccatgagtggtgccggaaaattaggaggttagacacaagcggtttttgcaagccactagctcaagcccctaatttcaagtgacctcccggacatacagcttctatgttatggatatgagaaaatgccagtgcaaagctttgtatcacacaaaattgcattcgttgcggccaaaggtaccaaagtgtgaAAAGGAAATTGTTCTATCTTTCTAACAGCCAACTGAAACATAAATTCATCCCGGTACAAGGACCAAGCCTATGACTACTGCCCTTTGGGGCAGTTGCTCTAGAAACCAAGCTAAtcaggatggctagcagatgccagtgcaagactgaactggtcaacttggaaataagaatggggaaatgacgcggttgtcctcggtgaaggctggcaatatgggtccagtaatgttggcaatggtaatcaatgaacctctcaagtggcatatcagtgaagaaacagcccagcaatggtctgttttcactgattcaaaagcagccctccaagcgctacaatctgctcgtcatgggttccatgaacaacttgttgccgaaatccgagagctccaccacacagccaccaacaaagggcacgatattgtttaccattggctgcaaggacacagcggcatcacaggcaaccaccATGCGGACGAGACCGCGCGAACAGCTCTCcacgagggtgattgtgtgtccatccccatcacgagacccgacgcagcactgttgcgggacatcccgcttgccgcgtggaattcaggctaaTTCTCGCATTTgcctttaaaaaccttagacccagatctaaagctttggcttccatctggcctaccgcgatgtgaagcaactttgttgcgtcgcctgtggcttggtgtagctttcaccaagcactactccttcttaataggtatgtgtgacagccctgctgtgccatctgcgggtgtgatgagactatagcccacattctttgtgaatgccctgcctacagcgctgaAAGACAGTCtcgctgccgtgcactggagaatctagacctgcacccactgacgggtgcaggtctagattctcctcactactttccccccgtgcagggtagcaaaccgattattcactggttaacctccctgcctttcctcctaatcctcctgagaaaaccatcccacccatttctctcatgtgtagtttgagagtttataggttctcttaaaatttgttcagcatatgccatggtttggtgaacagtgttttccacaactcaaggaagttttgtaaaccgcactgttacaaaatgaagaaaaaaccctgagtgcacttggtgctgcattttatttgcttatttatgcaaTACCCACATTGGCCAACACTGGGGCAGGAAcatcacacacaagcaaaaaacttgacagtgttccccaccaaaagtgcccataaagtgagttggccgtaatatagaattgtgaagaaaaagaagcaaatattctttaaataaagctttatggctgcagcctgctatagtggcacgtggaaatggggaaacacgggagcgttattgtaatcgcgaggagctttaaaacaatcaatatcaatatacaaggggtacaacatctggtagaggcacttgggatttggttgtcatcgctgtccataataacaagacaaaaatacatatgtcccaataggctatatgcattttcaccctgtccattgtctcgacatagacattggatttgaatgaggcataaatacaatccgaaagtttggtcccagaaaacctgcccctttcaataggggtaaaattaacatggcatgactgtacattagattcagcagatgatcatacatggtacaaagctggaaaacgactgtaccaaacaaaggaagaaaagtagatttcaaaacagcattcacttacatatgcaggaaacctgggaattagcaaaaaatagcactacgcacacttcaaaacatcaaacaggaaatgtagcagaggcgctttttaaaccagcttttagtctactgccgtggttccgggaaagaagtggctggaccacaagaatctctaaaaagtgcagtcaaccaaccccgtagaaagtgccaagtcggcctcaaagtggcagttacgtcctcatgaaataactcacggcaggagtgccgcgctcttttcctctactgattaataagaacgacaaaacatttggttcaaacagaacacattactaaaaccatactgcacaaccatgtgtcaatgcgtcaacgaccgtatgaggcagcaccgcccttcgctgcagccaggcaacacagcaaatcttccaagacattgcaaccactgcaaagactgcacccctctgttccataatgtcaacatcatcggccgcggcaaaacaccgatagaacgagaaatcttagaagcttttaaaatcaagcagttaggaactgaatgcgtcagcgacagctctgtcaggttcacggcaaaagaatacactttcatgaatgggacataggttgccacatgtttcttcgctcgcttaatcagtttgtgtttgctgttttgatagtGTTCGTGGTGCTCACGTgcatgtgcgccctgttctgatgttggcgaagtaaagaattttcagttgtgtttccagcgttgtcctgtgtacttctcctccttgtggttgcgtccttttcgctggttttcctcataccatgcaccaactggcccaacaagctacgcttcttcaacgcCCGACAAGGGTGTTCGCCGGTTAAATTTCGCGGTTTTTCTCACCACGAATCGTGCGCATTTTTGTGTACATAATGCATTATCTCTTGAGGGTGAAGTAAGCTTTGTTTCTTGAAGTTTACTTTTTTTGGCACTAGGGCGCAGCACAATGTTCTCAATACTAGAGCCGCCAGAGCGTTCTCACTTGAGCACGGAACGCACGTTGGCGCGGTTCGTTGACAAGCATGGCAACGTTTTCACCGCGTGCGTTTTTCGGTGGTGCATTTAGCGAAAGCGAAGACGACTTCAGTGAGGAAGAGAATTACGTGCCTCCATCAGACAGTGATGACAGTTCTTCCACTGAAGCGAgtgacgatgacgacggcggcggtggagaCAGCACCTCTGTTGACACACAAAACAGTGCGCGACCACGTGCTGCGGACTGGAAGGTGTACGCGGATAATATGCCCGATTTCACAcaatttcccttcactgtcacGAACCCAGGATCACAAGTAAGCACTTGTAATCTCAACTCTGAGCTGGAATATTTTCAGCTGTTTTTTACAGACGACCTGATGGACAATATTGTGCGCGAAACAAACCGCTATGCGCGTGAAAAGATTTCGAGTGCCGGTGAGCTTCCAAAGGACTCAATTTGGAAGGACTGGGAAGACGTGACCTTGACAGAATTCAAGGCTTTTCTTGGTGTAATCATAGACATGGCCTTGAATCCAAAACCAGAACTGAAGGAGTATTTTAGCCAAGATATTGTCAACAAGATGCCTTTCTTCCCGCACGTTTTCTGCCGGAAAAGATTTCTGCAAATGTTTTGGATGTTGCACGTTGCCCCGTGCCATGATGCCTCTTCAGGTCGGCCGGCAACACGTGGAAGCAAGATCAGGGACGTCGTGCATTACATCGACGCGAAATGCAGAGAGCATTTCAGAGCCGGCCCCAAAATTTGCATCGATGAGAGCACTGTTGGCTTCAAGGGCCGTGTCTCGTTCAAATGCTACAATCCACAGAAGCCAACCAAATGGGGCATGCGTGTTTACGCACTTGCTGACTGCCAAACGGGGTACATTTCGGCAATCGAGCCCTACTACGGCAGCACAACTGACAGTCTCGGCCGTCCCGAGCTGCCCTTCACCTGCAGGATTGTTCTTCACTTGCTCCAGAAAGTGCAGCAAGCTACGCCGGGGAGTGGCTACCACCTCTACACAGACAGATTTTACACTTCTCCAATGCTTGCCGAGGAGTTACTTCTACAGAGAGTACAATTGACTGGTACCGTGATGCCAAATCGCAAGCAAATGCCACAGCAggtcaagaaaaaactgaaaaagggcGAAGTGGCAGCTTTCAGAAAAGGACGCTCCTACATGGTGCTTTAGTGGCGAGACAAGCGTCAAGTGACGATGCTCAGTTCTGCCCACAATGTATCTCTCAAAGAAATGACGAGGACACAAGCAGGTGGAAAGAAAGTGACGTTGAAGAAACCAGTGGTCATATGTGACTACACAGAACACATGGGTGCAGTTGACCGTGCGGACCATTACTGCGCCAGCTATGCATTTTGTCGAAAGACAATGAAATGGtggcgaaagcttttttttttggcttttggaaGTTTCCACCGTAAATAGCTTTATTTTGAGGCGCACACAGCTGCAGAATCGTGGTGAGAAAGAACAGCGACACCTGCAGTACCGCCGCAACCTCATCCAACAGCTGGTGGGTGACGTGAGGGCTAGAGCCAAAAAGCGCGGCCCGTCTGCGCGGAAGGAGTGCGAGGAAAGGCTAGATGGGACGAGCCATTTCATATACAAGCTGCCAGGCCGAAGCAGCAGGGCCTGTGCAGTTTGTAGCGATAGAAAAACAAGCGGAGGCCGGAGGGAAACTGTGTTTTTCTGTAAAACCTGCAGTAACAACCCTGGCCTGCACCCAGGAGAATGTTTCGAGCGCTATGACACGCTTCCGAAATATCGGTAGAGAAGTTGCCAGCAAAAtgcaatagaaaaaataaatatcctttgagtttttcttccacagtttgtgtttttcttcgcGGCGCCACAAACTGGCAAAATAGTTTCGGACCAGGACAGCCGGAAAGTGGGTAAAAGATTCGGAAAGTGGGTAAAAGTTTCGGagtgagttggccgtaataatgaattgtgaagaaaaagaagcaaatattctttaaataaagctttatggctgcagcctgctatagtggcacgtggaaatggggaaacacgggagcgttattgtaatcgcgaggagctttaaaacaatcaatatcaatatacaaggggtacaacatctggtagaggcacttgggatttggttgtcatcgctgtccataataacaagacaaaaatacatatgtcccaataggctatatgcattttcaccctgcccattgtctcgacatagacattggatttgaatgaggcataaatacaatccaaaagtttggtcccagaaaaactgcccctttcaatgggggtaaaattaacatggcatgactgtacattagattcaacagatgatcatacatggtacaaagctgttaagaaacctatgcgctatgcaaaagaaataatgagaaaaaaaacattgctggaaaacgactgtaccaaacaaaggaagaaaagtagatttcaaaacagcattcacttacatatgcaggaaacctgggaattagcaaaaaatagcactacgtacacttcaaaacatcaaacaggaaatgtagcagaggcgctttttaaaccagcttttagtctactgccgtggttccgggaaagaagtggatggaccacaagaatgtctaaaaagtgcagtcaaccaaccccgtagaaagtgccaagtcggcctcaaagtggcagttacgtcctcatgaaataactcaTGGCAGGAGGTCCGCGCTCTTTTTctctactgattaataagaacgacaaaacatttggttcaaacagaacacattactaaaaccatactgcacaaccatgtggcagctaaaaacagaatctgcatgcttttaccctgcataaaaccatactacaaactggatatagcaactggctatctttaagggggtttaatgtcccaaactgagtcgggttacgaggaacgcagtagtgaatggctccgtaaatataaactccttggggttcgttaacgtgcactgacatcacacggtacacaaacctctagaatttcgcctccaccaaaattcaaccgcagcagctgggatcgaccctacggcttttgcgtcagcagccgagcgccataaccactgaggcaatgcggcagcttgactatcctaaacactacagacattctgtagtaaaaagcaactaagagaagctggatgaggttgaaattcaagcaagacttaaatgcgctgtgaaacaccttccgaggagagcacatcaactctctcaatcactgcatttgcttgtcatgaacatccgagccaaataatacacctctacacctgcagagaacccacaatcacgcgccaaagttggccagcacttcccggagacttacatgctcgcgcccttctccatcgctcacaaatgcgtatataagttgagagatggctactggttgcattctttcagacgtcgggcagctactatggccacggccagtaagccgcgtagctctggtgggtcaggaagctttgcaccccggaggtggggccggcagaggagcgccgaccttccagcgtgcaaagtgtgatgagaggagagaattcaaattttgactgcagagagctcagccgctacaaagcgcgttaaaaaaattcttgctacacaatattcgtgaactggcatgctttaacgtcccaggcatattgtaactttactagagcccctttcagagctcatataagaggttacaaatttttcacctgctgcgatggctcaggggctatggtactagcctcttggctgtggcagctgcattcgttagggggcaaatagcagactcctgtgttctatgcgatgtcagtgcacattaaagaacaccgtcTGGCATTATATCGACTTCATCTGGCTCCTTATTTGTATACCCCCccacttcatcccttctctcaggcgacttggccatagttgcagtgctttcatttttcagATTATGTCCCCCTGCCCCAACTCCAACATCACCCTCCTCACAGTTCCCCCTTTACTGCTTTTATCTGCAGCTCCAAAAGGATCTTTTTCGACCGTTTCAAGTCATTCTTAAGCTTAAGATTTTCCATCTCGAGCTGATGGACTGCCGCTCGCTTTGCGAGCTTGTCGCGGTGGTCTGCTCGTAAGAGTCTCATCCGCAGCCTGTGCTCTTTACACTTTTGTGCCCTCTCGGCAGAAATATCGTTAAGGCGAGCTGCTAGCTCTTGCTCGACCAGCGACTGCCTATGCATGCCCGcagtgcggctggtacctgctgcgctttctgcagaggcagcaggaagcactgagggtgagggtgctgcggctgccggTGTTGCCGGAACAAAAAAACCGCTTGGCGCAGAGGGCACAGCAGgcgactgcctctgtgagctcatgcggctggtacctgctgcccttgctgtagaggcagcaggaagcaccgagggtgctgcggttgccgttgtggctgatgttaaggaggctgccatggccactggctcctcttccatttgctcatcttgctgcgggctaccctcttcatagtgccaggaccacagcgggtcctctgcatcacctaatgcggaggaagtgcttactattagaccttgaaatgagggcaaatccaatgcaatgtcgctttagatcaaaaaacacttcaatctttgctagtactgaggctaccttagcctttgaatggtttacaatgaagtgggtactttaaacgcattctgcgctattttgtacgcttgtattcgttgctttcaatgtccttcaggtgacattttaccatttttggtcgtgcagtaactcaatcaatgcttccgttagagttcgtttatgtaacaaaacaggaggcataaaacatgcacttagcctgcttcgaagggaaacatttccggaatacattcgtcacatacactgccaatcatgctccttggatgaccaccttagaaaatatgttcggccagtgcattcgcacctcttagctgtagctttgataacactggtcacacaggccaatatttttatgacaggtcaagacaacacagatggcacagaaaattggacatggctacagctgttatgcacacttttaatgacagaagagctcatatgctcagaaaaaaaaacaaaataataagcacagaagcagcctacaacagcaaaaatggtcagacacaagcgccaggcagggatgctgcaattcattttgctggagtgtttcatctaatcctctaggcataaaaacagaaaagcagtacatacacagaatatgtattccaagaaaaataatctcatatatattttttggagcttgcagtacaatatatatatatatatatatatatatatatatatatatatatatatatatatatatatatatatatatatatatatatatatatatatatatacatataaaatAAGTCATACCACTGGCTCCTGGAATAGAACCATCTTGAGTGCGCGAAAGCAGGGCGGCCACCGATGGTGTGGGTTGGGACTCGCCGCCTGGGTCTGCTTGGTGGCGATCACTGTCGAAGGGGTTCGCCAAGCGAACCCCCATGCGGGATGCGACACTGCcaactctttgcaggtcttcagtgagctggctgggggccgctgagccgccgcctAGGTATTCACAGAAAGCGCTGTTA includes these proteins:
- the LOC144102690 gene encoding uncharacterized protein LOC144102690, with the protein product MGVRLANPFDSDRHQADPGGESQPTPSVAALLSRTQDGSIPGASGDAEDPLWSWHYEEGSPQQDEQMEEEPVAMAASLTSATTATAAPSVLPAASTARAAGTSRMSSQRQSPAVPSAPSGFFVPATPAAAAPSPSVLPAASAESAAGTSRTAGMHRQSLVEQELAARLNDISAERAQKCKEHRLRMRLLRADHRDKLAKRAAVHQLEMENLKLKNDLKRSKKILLELQIKAVKGEL